One Hemibagrus wyckioides isolate EC202008001 linkage group LG09, SWU_Hwy_1.0, whole genome shotgun sequence DNA segment encodes these proteins:
- the LOC131359589 gene encoding macrophage mannose receptor 1-like has product MAVLSILVLLALTDAATGLLWKNHIHYQANMSWTDAQTYCRSHEVDLSVFVTERQFNLFANHSAGMSGWIGLRKKEGETTFTMWSDGSILEYTKWKDGQPDKPDTEDCVFTGSEWEDGDCTNVNNFFCYTWTPRLFVVQEMMNWEEALVHCRTHYTDLVSLDSELDYFVVNSRRREIVTPTFWTSLRFMDGSWFWVNHYWVQTTLLPSCPAKPFRCGAWNIKAGVWQNRDCEEKMNFICYDYI; this is encoded by the exons ATGGCTGTTCTCTCCATCCTCGTCCTGCTGGCTCTAACAGATGCAGCCACAGGTCTGCTCTGGAAAAATCACATTCATTACCAGGCGAATATGAGCTGGACCGATGCTCAGACATACTGCAGGAGCCATGAAGTAGATCTGTCAGTTTTTGTCACAGAACGGCAATTTAACCTTTTTGCAAATCATTCAGCTGGGATGAGTGGCTGGATTGGCCTTAGAAAAAAAGAAGGTGAGACAACGTTTACAATGTGGTCTGATGGAAGTATACTGGAATACACAAAGTGGAAAGATGGGCAACCTGACAAACCTGACACAGAAGACTGTGTGTTCACTGGCAGTGAGTGGGAAGATGGTGACTGTACAAATGTTAACAACTTCTTCTGTTACACTTGGACACCTCGGTTGTTTGTGGTACAGGAGATGATGAACTGGGAAGAGGCTCTGGTGCACTgcagaacacactacactgacctagtAAGCCTTGACTCAGAGCTAGATTACTTTGTGGTCAACAGCAGGAGAAGGGAAATTGTGACACCCACTTTCTGGACCAGTCTACGATTCATGGATGGCTCATGGTTCTGGGTGAACCATTATTGGGTTCAAACAACTTTATTGCCTTCATGCCCTGCCAAGCCTTTCCGGTGTGGAGCGTGGAACATTAAAGCCGGTGTCTGGCAGAACAGAGACTGCGAGGAGAAAATGAACTTCATTTGTTATGACTACATTTG A